One window of Gloeothece citriformis PCC 7424 genomic DNA carries:
- a CDS encoding prolyl oligopeptidase family serine peptidase, giving the protein MVSSHFTFNYPTTRQEEQVDRYHGIEVSDPYRWLEDPDSEETRAWVAAQNQITFPYLAQIPARDSLKQRLTQLWDYEKYSVPFKEGDRYFYFKNDGLQNQSVLYTLESLDDTPKVLLDPNKFSEDGTIALAGLAVSENGKLIAYGLSTSGSDWVEWKVKNIETGEDLEDQIKWVKFSGASWTHDHQGFFYSRYDEPKEKTKLEDVNYFQKLYYHRLGTPQSEDQLIYDRPDQKEWGFNGSVTEDGRYLIISVWRGTDPKNLLFYKDLHNPESEVIELINEFEAHYSFIDRDGSIFWLQTDLDAPKGRVIAIDINNPQKNHWQELIPESEDTLQSVGVINNQFVVEYLKDAHSAIKIFNLEGSFIREVDLPGLGTVGGFDGKRYDTETFYVFTSFTTPSTIYRYDFLKQESTLFRQPQVDFNPDDYETTQVFYTSKDGTQIPMFITHKKGLSLDGNNPTYLYGYGGFGISLTPNFSVSNLVWMEMGGVYAVPNLRGGGEYGEQWHQAGMKLKKQTVFDDFIAAAEWLIEHHYTSSKKLAIGGGSNGGLLVGACMTQRPDLFAAVLPSVGVMDMIRFPQFTIGWAWCPEYGSPENEEEFKTLYAYSPLHNLKPGTSYPATMITTADHDDRVVPAHSFKFAAALQKCHQGANPVLIRIETKAGHGAGKPTAKIIEEVADKWAFLVDILNIT; this is encoded by the coding sequence ATGGTTTCTTCTCACTTTACCTTTAACTATCCCACCACTCGCCAAGAAGAGCAAGTCGATCGTTATCATGGGATTGAAGTTAGTGATCCTTATCGTTGGCTTGAAGATCCAGATTCAGAAGAAACTAGAGCTTGGGTAGCGGCACAAAATCAAATTACTTTCCCATATTTGGCTCAAATTCCGGCTAGAGATTCCCTCAAACAGCGCTTAACTCAGCTTTGGGATTATGAGAAATATAGCGTTCCTTTTAAAGAAGGCGATCGCTATTTTTATTTTAAAAATGATGGGCTACAAAATCAAAGTGTTTTATATACGTTAGAGTCTTTAGACGATACCCCGAAAGTTTTATTAGATCCAAATAAGTTTTCTGAAGATGGAACAATTGCCCTAGCGGGGTTAGCCGTCAGTGAAAATGGAAAATTAATCGCCTATGGGTTATCAACTTCGGGGTCAGATTGGGTAGAATGGAAAGTTAAAAATATTGAAACTGGGGAAGATTTAGAAGATCAGATTAAATGGGTAAAATTTTCGGGCGCATCTTGGACTCACGATCATCAAGGATTTTTTTACAGTCGTTATGATGAACCGAAGGAAAAAACTAAATTAGAAGATGTTAATTATTTTCAAAAGTTATATTATCATCGTTTAGGAACTCCTCAATCAGAAGATCAATTAATTTATGACCGTCCCGATCAAAAAGAATGGGGATTTAATGGTTCGGTAACTGAAGATGGACGATATTTAATTATTAGTGTCTGGCGAGGAACAGATCCTAAAAATTTACTGTTTTATAAAGATTTACACAACCCCGAATCAGAAGTCATAGAGTTAATTAATGAGTTTGAAGCCCATTATAGTTTTATCGATCGTGACGGGTCAATTTTTTGGCTACAAACCGATTTAGACGCACCGAAAGGACGAGTTATTGCCATTGATATTAATAATCCTCAAAAAAATCATTGGCAAGAATTAATACCCGAAAGTGAAGATACTTTACAATCTGTAGGCGTGATTAATAATCAATTTGTTGTCGAGTATCTTAAAGATGCCCATAGTGCTATTAAAATTTTTAACTTAGAGGGGTCATTTATTCGAGAGGTAGACTTACCCGGATTAGGAACGGTAGGGGGGTTTGATGGCAAGCGTTACGATACAGAAACCTTTTATGTATTTACCAGTTTTACCACTCCTTCTACGATTTATCGCTATGATTTTCTCAAGCAAGAAAGTACCCTATTCCGTCAGCCTCAAGTCGATTTTAATCCTGATGATTACGAGACAACCCAAGTTTTTTATACCAGCAAAGATGGAACACAAATTCCCATGTTTATTACTCATAAAAAAGGGTTAAGTTTAGATGGGAATAACCCAACTTATTTGTATGGGTATGGAGGGTTTGGTATTTCTTTAACCCCTAATTTTTCAGTGAGTAATCTTGTCTGGATGGAGATGGGAGGGGTTTACGCTGTTCCTAATTTGCGAGGAGGGGGAGAATATGGAGAACAATGGCATCAAGCCGGCATGAAATTAAAAAAACAAACGGTTTTTGATGATTTTATTGCTGCCGCCGAATGGTTAATTGAACATCACTATACCTCATCAAAAAAACTAGCGATAGGTGGGGGAAGTAATGGGGGGTTATTGGTAGGCGCTTGTATGACACAACGTCCAGATTTATTTGCGGCTGTTTTGCCTTCTGTTGGGGTGATGGACATGATACGCTTTCCTCAATTTACCATTGGTTGGGCGTGGTGTCCTGAATATGGTTCTCCAGAAAACGAGGAAGAATTTAAGACGCTTTATGCTTATTCTCCCTTACATAATCTCAAACCGGGAACAAGTTATCCTGCTACAATGATTACGACTGCTGATCATGATGATAGGGTAGTTCCGGCTCATAGTTTTAAGTTTGCGGCGGCGTTACAAAAGTGTCATCAGGGAGCTAATCCGGTTTTAATTCGGATTGAAACGAAGGCGGGACATGGTGCAGGTAAACCGACTGCTAAAATTATTGAAGAGGTAGCCGATAAATGGGCTTTTTTAGTCGATATTTTGAACATCACTTAA
- the ubiE gene encoding bifunctional demethylmenaquinone methyltransferase/2-methoxy-6-polyprenyl-1,4-benzoquinol methylase UbiE yields the protein MIEEAVPNASEIKAIFDRIAPVYDQMNHSLSLGQHRIWKQMTVKWSQAKPGNIALDVCCGSGDLTQLLARQVGKTGQVIGLDFSPQLLTIARQRIAEKSSHLPIRFREGDALALPFDENSFDCATMGYGLRNVTDIPRCLQELHRVLRRGAKVAILDFHRPKAPIMQAFQQWYLNFIVVPTAEGLGLTEEYAYINPSLKRFPTGNNQVKLGYQAGFNHAVHYSIAGGMMGVLVLTK from the coding sequence ATGATAGAAGAAGCTGTACCTAATGCTTCAGAAATAAAAGCCATATTTGATCGCATTGCCCCAGTTTATGATCAAATGAATCATAGCTTAAGTTTAGGGCAACATCGCATTTGGAAACAAATGACCGTTAAATGGAGTCAAGCTAAACCCGGCAACATAGCCTTAGATGTCTGTTGTGGAAGTGGGGATTTAACGCAATTATTAGCCCGACAGGTGGGAAAAACCGGTCAAGTGATAGGATTAGACTTTTCCCCTCAACTTTTAACGATTGCTCGTCAACGTATCGCTGAAAAATCCTCTCATCTGCCTATCCGTTTCAGAGAAGGAGATGCCTTAGCCTTACCCTTTGATGAGAACAGTTTTGATTGTGCTACGATGGGATATGGACTACGCAATGTTACCGATATTCCCCGTTGTCTGCAAGAGTTACATCGTGTCCTCCGCAGAGGAGCAAAAGTAGCTATTTTGGACTTCCATCGTCCCAAAGCTCCAATTATGCAAGCCTTTCAACAATGGTACTTAAATTTTATTGTTGTACCGACGGCTGAAGGTTTGGGATTAACCGAGGAATATGCTTACATCAACCCTAGCTTAAAGCGATTTCCTACCGGCAACAATCAAGTTAAACTCGGCTATCAAGCCGGATTTAATCATGCTGTTCATTATTCTATCGCTGGGGGCATGATGGGGGTGCTAGTCCTGACTAAATAA
- a CDS encoding DUF445 domain-containing protein — MLIALELSTIWTIALPPITGAIIGYFTNDIAIKMLFRPYKARYIFKRRLPFTPGLIPRNQERLAKRVSDTIMGSLLTPEEIQNLARRLLKTERVQSAILWLLQLAIKQIRADKEQKTAKILAGILSDLFGQSLPRLLKVLARRDDFLEAQINQIFDRILLEFRLTDLQARQLADWLLDTVISPDILRQLLIDFLTDRNIQVIDEGFREKTSGTYWVVANIFGLRNTLTRLRTFCLDEKETANTRLKELLLSLEMRTRLREWLQNLSLQNLPISTVRQLRKTTRDTVRSYIQQSGAQFLQDFNQSIDWEKLAIVVVNRLQASTVVTDSLEMISQELALILERYLEEDLERIVSQAIPILSIDQIIIEKIVATSPKELEAATEGIVKNELQAIVNLGGILGFFVGTIQTVILLLR; from the coding sequence TTGTTAATTGCCTTGGAACTATCAACTATTTGGACAATAGCCCTTCCCCCGATTACTGGGGCAATTATTGGTTATTTTACCAATGATATAGCTATTAAAATGCTATTTCGTCCCTACAAAGCTAGATATATTTTTAAACGTCGTTTACCCTTTACTCCGGGTTTAATTCCCCGCAACCAAGAAAGATTAGCTAAGAGGGTATCCGATACAATTATGGGGTCTTTACTTACCCCAGAAGAAATCCAAAATTTAGCCCGGCGCTTACTCAAAACTGAACGAGTACAATCGGCTATTTTATGGCTGTTACAATTAGCTATAAAACAAATTCGTGCCGATAAAGAACAAAAAACCGCGAAAATTTTAGCCGGAATTCTTAGTGATTTATTTGGACAATCTTTACCCCGACTTTTAAAAGTATTAGCCCGTCGAGATGACTTTTTAGAAGCTCAAATTAATCAAATATTTGACCGAATTTTATTAGAATTCCGGTTAACTGATCTTCAAGCAAGACAATTAGCAGATTGGTTACTTGATACCGTTATTTCTCCCGATATCCTCAGACAACTCTTAATTGATTTTCTCACCGATCGCAATATTCAAGTCATAGATGAAGGATTTCGAGAAAAAACCAGTGGCACTTATTGGGTAGTAGCGAATATATTTGGACTTCGTAATACTTTAACTCGTTTAAGAACATTTTGCCTCGATGAAAAAGAAACCGCAAATACTCGTCTCAAAGAATTATTATTATCTTTAGAAATGCGAACCCGGTTAAGAGAATGGCTACAAAATCTTTCCCTACAAAATTTACCCATTTCAACGGTACGCCAACTGAGAAAAACAACCCGTGACACAGTACGGAGTTATATTCAACAAAGTGGGGCACAATTTTTACAAGACTTTAATCAATCAATTGATTGGGAAAAATTAGCGATCGTAGTAGTTAATCGTCTCCAAGCTTCCACAGTAGTAACAGATTCATTGGAAATGATTAGTCAAGAATTAGCCTTAATCTTAGAACGATATCTAGAAGAAGATTTAGAAAGAATTGTGAGTCAAGCTATTCCAATTTTATCCATCGATCAAATTATTATTGAAAAAATAGTAGCCACTTCTCCCAAAGAGTTAGAAGCAGCAACAGAAGGAATTGTTAAAAATGAATTACAAGCGATCGTCAATTTAGGAGGAATTCTAGGATTTTTTGTGGGAACAATACAGACAGTCATTTTACTTCTGCGTTAA
- a CDS encoding peptidoglycan-binding protein — MRFTDDLKKEYIMLYKTCQIRPERIEEIDGYIDRIVEKKDKYKAVESATKVPWYFVAGIHLLESTLNFNTHLHNGDPLTNRTIHVPAGRPLPPKNPPFTWIESAIDALTYQGLTTWHDWSVEGLCFKFEEYNGWGYRMYHPQVKFPYLWSFSNHYTKGKYASDGHFDPNLVSQQCGAMVLLKRMEQRGLVQIGLIDDPLLKVTWLELYRKEGGGNGAVSAVLAAWGGNELIQASEIADRSVEELIALCGKYPNASTFHIAPPNKTVPALTTPIIPLIVPSTTPMTLTRILRWGDKGDDVKAVQCALNRFNCNAGAEDGEFEDQTQAAVKAFQFKAGLLVDGEVGPLTAEKLGFKVTVIVPPDQPLHLKLAAFAGQEAAKQLRWNGASSEAERLYLAPLRPIMIKLGHIGKEIVFYNWCAAFVTYCCRQVGIHIPDQPEGFWASMALVASWQYWAKQQGYWHSKGTTKPMRGDIVTFDWPGSNNGQFDHIGIVRGYTQGSSVFETAEGNANKQSGNFSNRYLSSISGIIRIR; from the coding sequence ATGCGATTCACTGATGATCTTAAAAAAGAATACATCATGCTTTATAAAACTTGTCAAATTCGACCCGAACGAATTGAAGAAATTGATGGATATATTGATCGAATTGTCGAAAAAAAAGACAAATACAAAGCTGTTGAAAGCGCGACTAAAGTCCCTTGGTATTTTGTTGCTGGTATTCATCTGTTAGAATCAACCCTCAATTTTAATACTCATCTTCATAATGGAGATCCCCTTACAAATCGCACAATTCATGTTCCCGCCGGTCGTCCTCTTCCTCCTAAAAATCCTCCTTTTACCTGGATTGAATCAGCGATCGATGCCTTAACCTATCAGGGGTTAACAACTTGGCATGATTGGAGTGTTGAGGGGCTTTGTTTTAAGTTTGAGGAGTATAATGGTTGGGGTTATCGGATGTATCATCCTCAAGTTAAATTCCCTTATTTATGGAGTTTTAGTAATCATTATACTAAGGGAAAATATGCTTCAGATGGACATTTTGATCCTAACCTAGTCAGTCAGCAATGTGGAGCAATGGTCTTGCTCAAACGCATGGAACAACGGGGGTTAGTTCAAATTGGTCTTATCGACGATCCCCTCCTAAAAGTGACATGGTTAGAACTCTATCGTAAAGAAGGTGGAGGAAATGGTGCTGTCAGTGCGGTTCTCGCTGCCTGGGGAGGTAATGAGTTAATTCAAGCGAGTGAAATTGCCGATCGAAGTGTAGAAGAACTGATCGCCTTGTGCGGTAAATATCCCAATGCTAGCACTTTTCATATTGCCCCTCCTAATAAAACCGTACCTGCTCTCACCACTCCGATCATTCCTCTCATTGTTCCCTCAACTACTCCAATGACTCTCACTCGGATTTTGCGATGGGGAGATAAAGGAGACGATGTAAAAGCTGTACAATGTGCCTTAAATCGCTTCAATTGCAATGCAGGAGCAGAAGACGGAGAGTTTGAGGATCAGACCCAAGCCGCCGTTAAAGCCTTTCAATTTAAAGCCGGTTTATTAGTAGATGGAGAAGTCGGCCCGTTAACTGCAGAAAAACTAGGTTTTAAAGTGACAGTTATAGTTCCTCCTGATCAACCACTTCATCTCAAATTAGCTGCTTTTGCCGGTCAAGAAGCCGCTAAACAACTCCGGTGGAATGGGGCATCGAGTGAAGCAGAAAGGCTCTATTTAGCGCCCTTGCGACCGATTATGATAAAACTTGGTCATATTGGCAAAGAGATAGTCTTCTACAATTGGTGTGCTGCCTTTGTCACCTATTGCTGTCGTCAAGTAGGTATTCATATTCCCGATCAACCAGAGGGATTTTGGGCATCAATGGCCTTAGTGGCTTCTTGGCAATATTGGGCAAAACAACAAGGTTATTGGCATTCCAAAGGAACAACAAAGCCAATGCGTGGCGATATTGTCACTTTTGATTGGCCAGGGTCAAATAATGGACAATTTGATCATATTGGTATTGTCAGGGGTTATACCCAGGGATCTTCCGTATTTGAAACCGCAGAGGGTAATGCTAACAAACAATCTGGTAATTTCTCCAATCGATATCTATCCTCCATATCTGGAATTATCCGCATCCGTTAG
- the tnpB gene encoding IS200/IS605 family element RNA-guided endonuclease TnpB produces MGNKAYRFRLYPNQEQQAFLAKCFGCSRFVYNHFLRVTTDVYAESKKHFRYKEWARLLVQLKKEFQWLAEVNSQSLQQTLKDLESAFTRFFKKLAKFPRFKKRLSRQSFRVPQHFSVTSDGKLKLPKMNPIKMVVHREIEGTLKNVTISKTPSGKYYASIVTETEIYKAPLTGEKIGLDLGLKDFVITSKPEKFPNPRYFQKSLRRLKIRQRRLSRKVKGANNRSKARLIVAKIHEKVANQRLDYQHKISLKLTCENQAISCEDLNIKGMVKNRKLAKQISDVAWGQFLTLLEYKGDIYGCEIHRVDRFFPSSKRCSKCGYIKEDLTLTDREWTCPECSEHHDRDVNACYNLLQFSDLKIPLEEREFTPNQTVEMLCIKSVSS; encoded by the coding sequence ATGGGTAATAAAGCATATCGTTTTAGGCTCTATCCTAATCAAGAACAACAGGCATTTTTAGCTAAATGCTTTGGCTGCTCTAGATTTGTCTATAACCATTTCCTGAGAGTTACCACCGATGTCTATGCCGAATCTAAAAAACATTTTCGCTATAAAGAGTGGGCAAGATTACTTGTTCAACTCAAGAAAGAATTTCAATGGTTGGCGGAGGTTAACTCTCAATCTTTACAGCAAACTTTAAAAGATTTAGAATCTGCTTTTACTAGATTCTTCAAGAAGTTAGCGAAGTTTCCCCGATTCAAGAAACGGCTTTCAAGGCAATCTTTTAGAGTTCCCCAACATTTTTCTGTCACTTCGGACGGAAAGCTTAAACTTCCTAAGATGAACCCAATTAAGATGGTTGTTCACAGGGAGATTGAAGGAACACTCAAAAATGTGACTATTAGTAAAACTCCTTCGGGTAAATATTACGCTTCGATTGTCACAGAAACCGAAATATATAAAGCACCATTAACAGGTGAAAAAATCGGTTTGGACTTAGGATTAAAAGATTTTGTTATCACTTCTAAGCCTGAAAAGTTTCCTAACCCTAGATATTTTCAGAAATCTTTGAGACGGTTAAAAATACGACAAAGGAGGTTAAGTCGTAAGGTTAAAGGTGCTAATAACCGAAGTAAAGCTAGATTAATAGTAGCTAAGATTCATGAAAAAGTAGCCAATCAACGATTAGACTATCAACATAAAATAAGTCTAAAACTAACTTGTGAGAACCAAGCAATTAGCTGTGAAGACTTAAATATCAAGGGGATGGTTAAAAATCGGAAGTTGGCTAAACAAATTAGTGATGTTGCTTGGGGGCAATTCCTAACTCTTTTAGAATATAAGGGAGATATCTATGGCTGTGAAATCCACAGGGTTGATAGATTCTTTCCCAGTTCTAAAAGGTGTTCTAAGTGTGGATATATCAAAGAAGATTTAACTCTCACTGATAGAGAGTGGACTTGCCCCGAATGCTCTGAACATCACGATAGAGATGTCAACGCTTGTTACAACTTGCTACAGTTTTCTGATTTAAAAATACCGTTGGAAGAACGGGAATTTACGCCTAACCAGACAGTTGAAATGCTGTGTATCAAGAGCGTTAGTTCTTGA
- a CDS encoding lipase family protein, with amino-acid sequence MIKRFGFNEYFWSLRNLLKADIQNLMAGIQERVPFGFIAQKDNEIFVVFRGTMTPAEWINNFSFKPGSEAFLGNQSLGQVHRGFSKIYTRKDIGRNLLNRRDNLPSIREDIENALKKCPDNAQVYVTGHSLGGALATLATLHIKSMGYFSNPPILYAFANPRAGGKIFAKNFDGVQCFRIANSEDIVPTVPLASVDLVAQGSNNTTAKSLAKAQPSLISALRPDLDYYHVGEPIYFTVHQGTIADNHSIPTYLQALNT; translated from the coding sequence GTGATTAAACGGTTTGGGTTTAATGAATATTTCTGGAGTCTAAGAAATCTTCTCAAAGCAGATATTCAAAATCTCATGGCTGGAATACAAGAACGAGTGCCCTTTGGATTTATTGCTCAAAAAGATAATGAAATTTTTGTAGTATTTCGAGGGACAATGACCCCAGCAGAATGGATTAATAATTTTAGCTTTAAGCCCGGTAGCGAAGCTTTTTTAGGAAATCAGAGTTTAGGTCAAGTTCATCGAGGATTTTCTAAAATTTATACTCGTAAAGATATTGGAAGAAATCTTTTGAATCGGAGAGATAACCTTCCTTCAATTAGAGAAGATATAGAAAATGCCCTTAAAAAGTGCCCCGACAATGCTCAAGTATATGTTACCGGCCATAGCTTAGGAGGAGCTTTAGCCACCTTAGCCACACTTCATATAAAAAGCATGGGCTATTTTAGTAATCCTCCAATTCTTTATGCTTTTGCTAATCCTAGAGCAGGAGGTAAAATATTTGCTAAAAATTTTGACGGAGTACAATGCTTTCGGATCGCTAATAGTGAGGATATTGTTCCTACAGTTCCTTTAGCTAGCGTCGATTTAGTAGCACAAGGTTCTAACAATACTACTGCTAAATCTTTAGCCAAAGCACAACCTTCTTTAATTTCTGCACTACGTCCTGATCTCGATTATTACCATGTCGGTGAACCTATTTACTTTACCGTTCATCAAGGCACAATTGCTGATAATCATAGTATTCCTACATATCTCCAAGCATTAAATACTTAA
- a CDS encoding IS607 family transposase gives MEKRYKPGEFALKINRSVGTLRLWDRSGKLPAKRLPSGQRYYTEEDLNKALRLDRPLIKKKIIVYTRVSSPKQKQDLIRQSEAMEQFCLARGYIIDEVIEEIGGGLNYTRPQFLRLMKMIENREVKILVIAFKDRLCRFGFEYFEYFLTTHEGKLVIANAQTLSPQQELIEDLMAVIHSFSSRLYGLRKYKKEISKIISEPEPTEIR, from the coding sequence ATGGAAAAAAGGTATAAGCCGGGAGAATTTGCCCTTAAGATTAATCGCAGTGTAGGAACGTTGCGATTATGGGATAGAAGCGGAAAATTACCGGCTAAAAGGCTTCCCTCCGGACAAAGGTACTATACCGAGGAAGATTTAAACAAAGCTTTAAGATTAGATCGACCATTAATAAAGAAAAAAATCATTGTTTATACAAGAGTTTCATCCCCTAAACAAAAACAAGATCTAATTCGACAAAGTGAAGCAATGGAACAATTTTGTTTGGCCAGAGGTTATATCATTGATGAAGTAATAGAAGAAATTGGCGGAGGATTAAATTATACTCGTCCCCAATTTCTGAGGTTGATGAAAATGATAGAAAACAGGGAAGTAAAAATTTTGGTCATTGCTTTCAAAGACCGCTTGTGTCGATTCGGTTTTGAATATTTTGAATATTTCTTAACGACTCATGAGGGAAAATTAGTTATTGCTAATGCTCAAACTCTCTCCCCACAGCAAGAGTTAATCGAAGATTTAATGGCGGTGATTCACTCGTTTTCTAGCCGTTTGTACGGGTTAAGAAAATATAAAAAAGAAATATCTAAAATAATTTCTGAACCAGAACCAACAGAAATACGTTAA
- a CDS encoding ribonuclease J, with protein sequence MTNNGSLSKLKIIPLGGLHEIGKNTCIYEYEDEILIVDAGLAFPTDEMHGVNIVLPELTYLRENRHKIKGMIATHGHEDHIGGIPYHLKQVDIPVIYGPRLAIALLQDKLEEAAVLNRTTLKTVGPREMVRVGKNFVVEFIRNTHSMADSFTLAIHTPMGILIHTGDFKVDHTPVDGERFDFHRLAEYGEKGVLCLLSDSTNSEVPGQTPSESSVIPNLDRIFAEAQGRIMLTTFASSVHRVNITLQLAQKYNRKVAVAGRSMLNVIAHCRNLGYIKCPDDLFVPIKSTKGLPDERVVILTTGSQGEPLAAMTRISKGEHPLIKVRPGDTIIFSANPIPGNTIAVVNCIDRLMMQGANVIYGRDKGIHVSGHGCQEDQKMMLALTKPKFFVPVHGEHRMLVKHSQTAQKMGVSPDNIVIIKNGDVIELTPERIEVVAQVPAGLELVDQVGIVHEHIMEERQQLADDGVVTVAATVNSEGKLITQPEVNLRGVVTVVERSLLHQLINRSVEQLLSERSNEFKTEAGATDWAKLRQEIENYLQRLIKRELRSQPLVIFLLQWTEQGEPIPQTEHPQPAEQPEVSESTTPRRTYRRRRSTASMAS encoded by the coding sequence ATGACTAATAACGGAAGTCTATCTAAGCTCAAAATTATTCCCTTGGGGGGACTGCATGAAATCGGCAAAAATACTTGTATCTATGAGTATGAAGACGAAATTTTAATCGTAGATGCAGGACTGGCATTTCCCACCGATGAAATGCACGGGGTTAATATTGTTTTACCCGAATTGACCTATCTGCGGGAAAATCGTCATAAAATCAAAGGGATGATTGCTACTCATGGTCATGAAGATCATATAGGCGGTATTCCCTATCATTTAAAACAAGTTGACATCCCGGTTATTTACGGGCCTCGGTTAGCGATCGCCTTATTACAGGATAAATTAGAAGAAGCTGCCGTTCTGAACCGTACCACCTTAAAAACCGTAGGGCCACGGGAAATGGTGCGAGTGGGGAAAAACTTTGTGGTTGAATTTATTCGCAATACTCACTCGATGGCCGATAGTTTTACCTTAGCCATTCATACCCCGATGGGAATTCTGATCCACACGGGAGATTTTAAAGTCGATCATACCCCTGTTGATGGAGAACGGTTTGATTTTCATCGACTAGCAGAATATGGGGAAAAAGGAGTTTTATGTTTATTGAGTGACTCGACGAATTCAGAAGTTCCGGGTCAGACTCCTTCAGAATCCTCAGTTATCCCCAATTTAGACCGGATTTTTGCCGAAGCTCAAGGGCGGATCATGCTCACCACCTTTGCGTCATCGGTTCACCGAGTCAATATTACCCTACAATTAGCCCAAAAATACAATCGAAAAGTGGCGGTTGCCGGGCGCTCAATGTTGAATGTGATCGCTCATTGTCGTAATTTGGGATATATTAAATGTCCTGATGATTTGTTTGTTCCGATTAAATCGACAAAAGGCTTACCCGATGAGCGTGTGGTAATTCTGACCACCGGTTCCCAAGGAGAACCTTTAGCGGCCATGACGCGCATTTCTAAGGGAGAACATCCCCTGATTAAAGTTCGTCCGGGAGATACGATTATCTTTTCTGCTAACCCAATTCCGGGGAATACTATTGCGGTGGTTAACTGTATTGACCGGTTGATGATGCAGGGAGCTAATGTGATTTATGGTCGAGATAAAGGAATTCATGTGTCCGGTCACGGATGTCAAGAAGACCAAAAAATGATGTTAGCTTTGACTAAACCCAAATTCTTTGTTCCGGTTCATGGAGAACATCGAATGTTAGTCAAACACTCCCAAACCGCCCAAAAGATGGGGGTTTCACCCGACAATATCGTCATTATTAAAAATGGGGATGTGATTGAATTAACACCGGAACGGATAGAAGTTGTGGCGCAAGTTCCCGCCGGACTAGAATTAGTCGATCAAGTGGGAATTGTTCATGAGCATATCATGGAAGAACGACAACAGTTAGCCGATGATGGAGTTGTTACTGTGGCCGCTACCGTCAACTCAGAGGGTAAATTAATTACGCAACCAGAAGTTAATTTACGGGGAGTTGTCACGGTTGTAGAGCGATCGCTACTGCATCAGTTAATTAATCGTTCTGTTGAGCAACTTTTGAGTGAGCGCTCGAATGAGTTTAAAACGGAAGCAGGAGCTACAGATTGGGCAAAATTAAGACAAGAAATTGAGAATTATTTACAACGACTCATTAAACGGGAATTGCGAAGCCAACCTTTAGTGATCTTTCTGTTGCAATGGACAGAGCAAGGTGAACCCATTCCCCAAACGGAACACCCTCAACCCGCAGAACAACCAGAAGTCAGCGAGTCTACAACTCCTAGGAGAACCTATCGTCGTCGGCGTTCAACTGCTTCTATGGCTTCATAG